In Cytobacillus oceanisediminis, the following proteins share a genomic window:
- the sigY gene encoding RNA polymerase sigma factor SigY → MIGKRGKKLMEEKDLIISAKRGDQLAFAMLFKNNYPFLVKYLIKITMNPDAAEELAQETMAKCVEKIGLFNGKSKFSSWLISIATNLYIDQKRKSKRERNWKAEEEVSRRMKWHLESRNEEWNDALSALGKLKDEMRIPIVLKHYYGYSYEEIGEMMKISTGTVKSRVHNGIMSVREELKLHGEQESAAARTRSSR, encoded by the coding sequence ATGATAGGGAAGAGAGGAAAGAAGCTGATGGAGGAGAAAGACCTTATAATAAGCGCCAAACGAGGAGATCAGCTCGCTTTTGCTATGCTTTTTAAAAATAACTATCCCTTTCTGGTTAAATACTTAATCAAAATCACCATGAATCCTGATGCAGCTGAAGAGCTTGCTCAGGAAACCATGGCCAAATGTGTTGAAAAAATCGGCCTGTTTAATGGCAAATCGAAATTTTCCTCCTGGCTGATATCTATTGCGACGAATTTGTATATTGATCAGAAGCGAAAGTCGAAAAGAGAGCGGAACTGGAAAGCAGAGGAAGAAGTATCCAGACGCATGAAGTGGCATCTTGAAAGCCGAAATGAAGAATGGAATGATGCCTTATCGGCATTGGGAAAACTAAAAGACGAGATGAGGATACCTATCGTTCTTAAGCATTATTATGGCTACTCATATGAGGAAATAGGAGAAATGATGAAGATATCTACAGGCACTGTCAAATCAAGAGTGCACAATGGAATCATGTCTGTAAGAGAGGAGTTGAAGCTTCATGGCGAACAGGAAAGTGCTGCAGCTCGAACACGATCATCAAGATGA
- a CDS encoding YxlC family protein — MANRKVLQLEHDHQDENFLAAVKKIEDGLESLEENVPVYTPDLQFFEHLVAEQKQSMKRKLIRDLAIFTVAALLIVTSVLFMLYQVPAVFFIMQGIVTVFIMAYSTVSFVKQVNGT, encoded by the coding sequence ATGGCGAACAGGAAAGTGCTGCAGCTCGAACACGATCATCAAGATGAGAATTTTCTTGCTGCTGTAAAGAAGATAGAAGACGGATTGGAATCGCTGGAAGAAAATGTCCCGGTTTATACACCTGATCTGCAATTTTTTGAACACTTAGTTGCAGAGCAAAAACAGTCGATGAAAAGGAAATTGATCAGGGACTTAGCTATCTTCACTGTTGCAGCACTCCTCATTGTAACTTCTGTATTATTTATGCTGTATCAGGTTCCAGCTGTATTTTTTATTATGCAGGGAATTGTCACTGTTTTTATTATGGCTTATAGTACAGTCAGCTTTGTTAAGCAGGTGAATGGCACATGA
- a CDS encoding sigma-Y antisigma factor component, whose protein sequence is MSSEEISLPLLIAVGIILIAQSTFLFLDARKHGHNYWLWGIIGLIQAPMPTLFYLIFVRKIWQKKD, encoded by the coding sequence ATGAGCAGCGAAGAAATTTCCCTCCCTTTGCTGATTGCTGTGGGGATTATCTTAATTGCACAGAGTACGTTTTTATTCTTGGATGCAAGAAAGCACGGCCACAATTATTGGCTATGGGGAATTATCGGTTTAATTCAGGCGCCAATGCCGACGCTGTTTTACTTGATTTTCGTCAGAAAGATTTGGCAGAAAAAAGATTAA